The following is a genomic window from Manihot esculenta cultivar AM560-2 chromosome 9, M.esculenta_v8, whole genome shotgun sequence.
ATATATAATTTGTttgtaaattaaataaacaCTAATATATTCGCTTAAAGAACATATAatccatttgtaaaattaaatagatataaattgctttataaaagaatatttgatctgtttataaaattaaaggaaaCAAACTGATTTTCAAAtggatatataatttatttgtaaaattaaatcgatATAACTGATTTACAAATAAATTCGttcataaaattaaacaaaCACAATAATTTGCAAACAGATGCATAatctgtttgtaaaattaaataaatacaaactAATTCGCAAATAACTATATAatctgtttataaaattaaatggatacaaatgaacatagaatttatttataaaattaaatgaatataaaattatcacAAATGAATGtataatttgtaaaattaaatggatacaaattaatttgcaaacagattttaattcatttgtaaaattaaatagatccaAACTAATTTGTAAAAGGATAAGCAATCCGCtggtaaaattaaatggatatgtTTAGATTTGTAAACGACATAAAatctgtttgtaaaattaaataaaagcagAATGGTTCGtagaatgaaaatttaaatatttacattaatttatatttatattcaaaattttaaattttgaaaaataaaataaaatcttttcaATTTGTCACATTTATAACTagagaactaaactgaatatggAGAAGTTTATATCTTTATGGGCATGTAATTCCTTCACTATAACTTTTCTAGCATTTTGCTCTCTACTCCGCTTGAATCATTAAAGTAGCATGTTCCTTTACCATGTATTATATATAATACTGAGATTTTATAGCATAGAGAAAATATTTGTGATTATTAACTAGAAgctttcttttatatttatttttgtatgaGAAAAGCGATAGCAAAACCCTATAACTAGTTGCCTACAAGAAAAGCGTTAACATCATGGACCATTCAATCTATTTATTAAACAGTTTTTAATGTGGATTTTGTCATTCAATCTATTTATTAAACAGTTTTTAATGTGGATTTTGTGAAGTTATAACATTTATAAATGAATTTGTATCtgtttgtaaattttattttcattttaataaattttcatagtGGACGAGAAagagtgaataattaaaatttaaactgaaatgaaattaaaattaaagtaaaaaaaaaaaaaaaaaaaaaactgaaatcaAATTGAGGTTGTACTGAAATGGAGAACTATACTGAAATTCAATTCCAAATATGGTTCTAAACATTAACATATCAGAAATTTGGTTTAGTTCTTATGTTGCCAACTATCTTGCTTGAACCATTAAAGTAGTATATTCCTTAATGATTTATTGTATGATAATGAGATTTTGTAACATAGAGAAATATATCTAATTACTAACAAGAAACTTCCTTTTATATTTGATTTTGTATGAGTAGAATTACTAACAAGAAACTTCCTTTTATATTTGATTTTGTATGAGTAGCTCTAAAACTGACATTTTGATAAAAGCAATTGCAAAATCTTGTAACCGGTTGTTTCCGTAATTTCTGAACAAACCCAGCTATCTCTCCTTTTTCTATCAATCTAACCAGAAGTGGGGCAAAAGAATCTCTAGTAGAATTCATAGTCTAACTAACATTAATCTATCTCTCTTTAAAGgcaaataaatcattttattgCCGCTTTGAGTTTGCCTTcctaaaaatataaatgttcCTTTGGTTCCAAAAACTCCACTAAACCACTAAATTTCTCTACAACCAAATTTAACACTTtcacaaattaaataatattttattgttatttttgttttatctctttattaattttttatataatatattattattattattattattgaaaatagacaattaaattttttatataatatataaattttacaatgtaattattagtatttataaataataacggGGCATAGCTGCTAAATTTAATAGTCTGCTAAAGGAGAATTTAAAAGCAAATCTGATATGATTAAAAGGAGAGAAGGAAGAGTTCATCGAAAGTACCATAGCCGCAATTCGAATGTCTTTCTGAAGGGAAGAAATGCCTATGATTTTCAAATCTCCAAAGAGCTTGAATTTGAAGAGAGATATCTTTGACGCCTAAGCCTCCATTCTTTTTAGGCAACAAAAgagaattaaaattgatttcatTGGAAAAGATTGTGAACTTCATATTATTAGATGCTAATGCAATGATTTCACTAATTTTActtcaaagaaaataaaagaaattaaggatctatatatatatatatacccaacTTGATgactaggaaaaaaaaaaaaaaaaaaaaaaaaaaaaaagaagaaagggtGACAAAGAGGATGTTTGCCTTTCCCTCAATTCCCATAACATTTTCTGTTGTGTATAATTTTACTGACATTTCATCCAACCAACAGCTGTAGATGTGTAGTGATTCTCTTACCTTGTACTCTGGGACCGTATATCCTGCACCCTGCATTTATAGTGTAGTCTAATTGTTAAATCAATTCTCAATTAAAGCACACTGGTTTATAatcattattttcattattattaaaaatataataattaagcaAAAAAGAATTGCTTATACCTTTAAGGTTAGAAAGGTGAAGTTGTAATCATATCCTTGCAAGTACCTACAAGAGAAATGATAGCATTTTAAAACGTCATTgagcataaaaataaaaatagataaagattcTTAAGCATTGTAGTATGGAACCAATTAGTTTTAGTTCTCAACTCAATTTTAGGACTGAGCTCTCTAGTTAAGGCTGTAGTAGCAgccaaaaataaaattgtacaggagatggtgggtttaccagcaacttGATCATTAGTAATCCATGACCTCCATTCTTCAACAATCTTATATCAAAGAGATCAAGTCCATATCTGAATTCAAGCGAAAGGCACACACATATCATGGTTTCCAGCACAGGTCATTTGCGGAAGAGAATCACAgctgattgaaattaaaaatgatatttgaagaagttatttaaattacatatctattatatttgaaaaaggtAATTACCAAGTTGCACTCCAAGACACACTTGAATGGTCAAGATATAACAACTTTAGTTTGCTGATCCCTCATTGCGCACCTTTAAAAGCCTCAGAATGATATCATTATTCCGCGATAAATGTACTACCAATTCTGTGGTAGCATCGTCAGCAGAGAACCCCCTATCAACCATTTCGTTGATTAGTTCTGATGCTTTTGGTAAATCTTCATGCCTGAGAAACCCTTGAATGATGATATTATAACAACAATTATTTGGTAAACATCCTACCTTTTCCATGTCTTTAAATACCTTATACGCTTCATCAATTAATCCTTGTTGGCAGAGTCCTTTCATAATTGCAtaatatacataaacatcaggTTGTAAACCAATTTCAAAAAGACTAGAAAAAAGTTCCTTGGCATCATTAATCTTCCCAACTTTGCACATACCGTTGATCAGACTGCTATAGATCACAAGATTAGGCTTCAACTGACTTTTCtccattgctttcaatagtgtgAGTGCCTCATCGAGATCCCCTTGTCTACACAAGCCATCAATCATAATTGAGAAGGTTACTATGTTTGGCTGTTGACCATGAAAGCACATATCCTTAAAGAGCTCCTTTGCATTTTGGGGCCTCCCTGCTTGAAATATACCCTTTATAAGAGTATGATAAGTAATAGCATCAGGAACTAAACCTTTATGAGACATTTTATCAAAAATCTGCTTTGCATCATCTATCATTTTGCACTTACAATATCCATTGATCAAAATGTTGTAGCTAAAAATGTCAGCTATTTCATTGGTCACCATCAGATCAAATAGCTTTCTAGCCTTATCAATTTGGCTGCCTAGACAATATCCATCCATCAATGAACTATAATTGACAACGGTAGGTTccacacctctttgaatcattattttgattatattctcTGCATTTGAAACCAGTCCTTTCTTACAAAGAGTGTCGATCAATATATTGAAGGTAAAAACACTAAGGGATATGTTCCTTCCCACCATTTCTTTCAACAAGGCCAAAGCTTCCTTGAATTGGTTTGAAATGCAAAGACCATCAATTAAGGAATTGTAGGTGACCACATCAGGCTctacacctctttgaatcattacaTTGAATGTATTTTGAGCCTCTGAAACCATTCCATCCTTACAAAGAGCATCAATCAATACACTGAAGGTGTAAACATCAGGTGATATGTTCTGCTCCACCATTTCATTCATCAAGGCCAAAGCTTGGTTCTTTTGGCCTAATTTGCAAACACCATGAATTAAACCAGTGTAAGTGATGACACTAGGTGAAATGCCCTTATTCCTCATTTGAGAGAAGAGCTCTAAAGCCTCaccaactagctcatctttgcaAAGGGCGTCAATGATTGCACTGTATGTCACAACATTTGGCTCACAACCTCTATCAGCCACTCCCTTTAGTAGCCTAATAGCCACACTTTTTTTCCCAAATTTACACATTCCGTTTATTATCACACTGTAACTATAAACATTAGGTTGATAACCACGTGCAACCATATCATCGAAAAATTCCACTGCTTTGTCGATTTTACTCTCTATACAAAGCCCATTAATTAACGTAGTAAATGTCACAACGTCAGGCTCCAATCCGATTTTGAGCATCTTACCAAAAACAGAGAAGCCAAAATCCACAAGGTGTAAATGGCAGaagcaattaattaagatgCTAAGAGAATAAACATCGTGAGAGATTCCTAGCAATTCAATTGTTTTGGACATGGAAAGGACAGTGTGATATTGTTTCATTTTCAGGAGGGCAGATAAGAATCTATTAAATGGAACCCTAGAAGGCAGAGGATGCTTATGAATTACATGATTGAAGGAAGCAATGGCATCATCAAGGTGGGTAAAAGAAgcagatttgaagttatttgtcaagaagcgtgcatcttcaagtgtggaagtagaagaatggcaataattggtaaataagaataggaatggagattgaatggtaccaattgccccttgtagctgaagatggaagctcctgctcttcctcctccaaggcatcttcatcatcatcaatcTCTCGTCAGTTGTTTTTAGGGATGGATCGGAGATTGGGATTTGGGAACgaggaaaggaaatagagaatcgGAAAAGGAAGGCTCTCTGCCTGCTGGTAAAGGAAATGCATTActcgtaatttttttattaaattttcatataaaaatattatttaataacaaattaaatttatataataataatagtttatCAATAATTAGCAAATTACTTCTAATTTTATGATATACATTTATAATATAGGTAAATTTTTCTTGAGTCAGTTAAgtgcttttatatattttatagtgattttaagtgatattttatttttttttcatataaaatttagaaaaaaaatatgtattttcactttaataatttatattatcaatCGTTATATATATACCATTaacgtaaaaaaattaaaaatatatttattaccaTTGcgattcttattttttataatttttattaaattatcgtt
Proteins encoded in this region:
- the LOC122724658 gene encoding pentatricopeptide repeat-containing protein At1g63330-like encodes the protein MMMKMPWRRKSRSFHLQLQGAIGTIQSPFLFLFTNYCHSSTSTLEDARFLTNNFKSASFTHLDDAIASFNHVIHKHPLPSRVPFNRFLSALLKMKQYHTVLSMSKTIELLGISHDVYSLSILINCFCHLHLVDFGFSVFGKMLKIGLEPDVVTFTTLINGLCIESKIDKAVEFFDDMVARGYQPNVYSYSVIINGMCKFGKKSVAIRLLKGVADRGCEPNVVTYSAIIDALCKDELVGEALELFSQMRNKGISPSVITYTGLIHGVCKLGQKNQALALMNEMVEQNISPDVYTFSVLIDALCKDGMVSEAQNTFNVMIQRGVEPDVVTYNSLIDGLCISNQFKEALALLKEMVGRNISLSVFTFNILIDTLCKKGLVSNAENIIKIMIQRGVEPTVVNYSSLMDGYCLGSQIDKARKLFDLMVTNEIADIFSYNILINGYCKCKMIDDAKQIFDKMSHKGLVPDAITYHTLIKGIFQAGRPQNAKELFKDMCFHGQQPNIVTFSIMIDGLCRQGDLDEALTLLKAMEKSQLKPNLVIYSSLINGMCKVGKINDAKELFSSLFEIGLQPDVYVYYAIMKGLCQQGLIDEAYKVFKDMEKVGCLPNNCCYNIIIQGFLRHEDLPKASELINEMVDRGFSADDATTELVVHLSRNNDIILRLLKVRNEGSAN